A DNA window from Methanobacterium petrolearium contains the following coding sequences:
- a CDS encoding glycosyltransferase family 2 protein, which yields MDLSIIIVNYQTYDLTKQTIESVINKEHPFTYEIYLVDDASQDGSLEKLQQDFKEENADGLIKFIASPENKGFAHANNLALKQTKARYVLLLNSDTVIFNDCLAKCLKFIEEDESIGALGCKVLLADGNLDKACRRSFPTFSVSAYRMLGLSHFFPKSKRFGKYNLTYLDKNQTYEVDCLTGAFMLVRSKAIHSVGLLDEEFFMYGEDVDWCYRIKADGWKIVYYAGAEVVHYKGGSKKRPEKSKLTHEFYRAMYLFYNKHYKDTYPWIITGITYSGIGVMYGLKYLKNFLER from the coding sequence ATGGATTTATCGATTATTATTGTAAACTACCAGACCTATGATCTTACCAAACAGACCATAGAATCTGTAATAAACAAAGAACATCCATTCACCTATGAAATCTACTTGGTTGATGATGCCTCACAGGATGGTAGTCTGGAAAAGTTACAGCAGGATTTTAAAGAAGAAAATGCAGACGGGTTAATCAAATTCATTGCCAGCCCTGAAAACAAAGGATTTGCTCATGCAAACAATTTAGCCCTTAAACAAACCAAAGCCAGATACGTATTACTTTTAAACTCAGATACAGTGATCTTTAACGACTGCCTGGCTAAGTGCTTGAAATTCATTGAAGAAGATGAAAGTATCGGTGCATTGGGATGTAAAGTTCTTTTGGCTGATGGTAACCTGGATAAAGCCTGTAGAAGGAGTTTTCCCACATTCAGTGTTTCTGCATATCGCATGCTGGGCCTGTCACACTTTTTCCCTAAAAGTAAACGCTTTGGTAAGTACAACCTCACCTACCTTGACAAGAACCAAACTTATGAAGTTGATTGTTTAACTGGTGCATTCATGCTGGTTAGATCTAAAGCCATACACTCGGTGGGCCTTCTTGATGAGGAATTTTTCATGTACGGTGAGGATGTTGACTGGTGCTATCGTATAAAGGCTGATGGTTGGAAGATCGTGTATTATGCTGGTGCAGAAGTTGTACATTATAAGGGTGGGAGTAAAAAGCGCCCAGAAAAATCGAAACTCACCCATGAATTTTATCGGGCAATGTACCTTTTTTACAATAAACATTACAAGGACACCTACCCCTGGATCATAACTGGTATAACCTACAGTGGAATTGGTGTTATGTATGGATTAAAATACCTTAAAAATTTTTTAGAAAGATAA